From a single Trueperaceae bacterium genomic region:
- a CDS encoding roadblock/LC7 domain-containing protein has translation MLEPSLELYGETFEKVDALLKELLAKSHARYAMIIDLKGFVLMHSRAVWAPKPPSLDSFATLIASNYSANTAIAKLFGETGFQEMVQQGAEVGTYLEELGEEALLVTVFDSSAALGRVKLFTKNAAQAIKVLLETSQGEAPDVTFDQEWSESTGALLDTLFGNEKS, from the coding sequence ATGCTCGAGCCGTCCCTCGAACTCTACGGCGAGACCTTCGAGAAGGTCGATGCTCTGCTCAAGGAGCTGCTGGCCAAGAGCCACGCCCGCTATGCCATGATCATCGACCTGAAGGGGTTCGTGCTGATGCATTCGCGAGCCGTTTGGGCTCCCAAGCCTCCTTCCCTCGACTCTTTCGCTACCCTTATCGCCTCCAACTACTCGGCCAACACAGCCATCGCCAAGTTGTTCGGGGAGACGGGCTTCCAGGAGATGGTCCAGCAGGGGGCCGAGGTAGGGACCTACCTCGAGGAGTTGGGCGAAGAGGCGTTGCTGGTCACCGTCTTCGACAGCAGCGCAGCGCTGGGCCGGGTGAAGCTGTTCACCAAGAACGCCGCACAGGCGATCAAGGTGTTGCTCGAGACCAGTCAGGGCGAAGCTCCCGATGTCACCTTCGACCAGGAGTGGAGCGAGAGCACCGGTGCTCTCCTCGATACCCTCTTCGGGAACGAGAAATCATGA
- a CDS encoding fasciclin domain-containing protein: MKGSLFTLFLSLFLALGLAFGQADQDAGGAVQDQPAQETPAGGDDGAADQPMDQPADQPADQPMDQPADEPVDQPADQPADQPMDQPAGEEGVAGGGQADMAADQSILEALRSNPDFSTFADALEQAGLDMTLEQEGPFTVLAPTNQAFEQAQIDLASLDQEALTTLVRNHIVSGMVSADQLTTLSGVVTLLGNELAVTPSTGQPVAGAQQPEGEVAGGGAAEEGEQDEAAAPEQAEEQPGDVDPAQAEQAPMGQPGAGGAVGLSIGEATVTQEAIQTASGVIYGIDTVLVPSGLQGVEGGGAAQPGAEEEPAEPAVPGQDSAAPGEEPAAPAEEPVTPGEDPAEPVTPQTPDGDDAGMGEDAGADDVGVGDDAADDDAAGDDAAGDDAAGDDAGMGDDAN, from the coding sequence ATGAAGGGAAGTCTTTTCACACTGTTCTTGAGTCTGTTCCTGGCGCTCGGATTGGCGTTCGGTCAGGCTGACCAGGACGCCGGAGGCGCGGTTCAGGATCAACCGGCTCAGGAGACGCCTGCCGGCGGGGATGACGGCGCTGCCGACCAGCCGATGGACCAGCCCGCTGATCAGCCAGCCGATCAGCCGATGGATCAGCCGGCCGACGAGCCCGTGGACCAGCCGGCGGATCAACCGGCAGACCAGCCGATGGACCAGCCCGCCGGTGAAGAAGGCGTAGCCGGTGGCGGTCAGGCCGATATGGCGGCCGATCAGTCGATCCTCGAGGCGCTGCGGTCGAACCCCGACTTCAGCACGTTCGCCGATGCTCTCGAGCAGGCGGGCCTCGACATGACGCTTGAACAGGAGGGACCTTTCACCGTCCTGGCGCCCACCAACCAGGCCTTCGAGCAGGCCCAGATCGACCTGGCCAGCCTGGATCAGGAGGCTCTTACCACTCTGGTGCGTAACCACATCGTTTCCGGTATGGTTTCGGCCGATCAGCTGACCACCCTGTCCGGTGTCGTGACGCTACTCGGCAACGAGCTCGCGGTCACGCCGTCGACCGGTCAGCCGGTAGCCGGTGCTCAGCAGCCGGAGGGTGAGGTTGCTGGCGGTGGCGCCGCGGAAGAAGGCGAGCAGGACGAAGCCGCCGCTCCGGAACAGGCCGAAGAACAGCCCGGTGATGTCGATCCTGCTCAGGCCGAACAGGCCCCGATGGGCCAGCCCGGTGCTGGTGGCGCGGTTGGCCTCAGCATCGGCGAAGCCACGGTCACCCAAGAGGCGATCCAGACCGCGAGTGGCGTGATCTACGGCATCGACACCGTCCTGGTGCCTTCGGGCCTCCAGGGCGTCGAAGGCGGCGGCGCCGCCCAGCCTGGCGCTGAAGAGGAACCAGCCGAGCCCGCCGTTCCTGGCCAGGACTCCGCCGCGCCCGGCGAAGAGCCGGCCGCGCCCGCTGAGGAGCCGGTTACTCCCGGCGAAGATCCCGCCGAGCCGGTGACGCCTCAGACTCCTGACGGCGACGACGCCGGCATGGGTGAAGACGCCGGGGCCGATGATGTCGGCGTTGGCGACGACGCCGCGGATGACGACGCAGCAGGCGACGATGCAGCGGGTGATGACGCAGCAGGCGACGACGCCGGCATGGGTGACGACGCCAACTGA
- the gcvPA gene encoding aminomethyl-transferring glycine dehydrogenase subunit GcvPA produces MKYTPQTVEDVASALRAIGASSVNELFSQIPEELLDPEIELAEGLDEVALLDRVRELASRNASPSTLLGGGLKKHFIPSVAKHLAFQSEFVTAYTPYQPEVSQGILQATFEYQTMMSELTGLPVSNASMYDGASAVAEAALLAVRQTGRERVIVTRGVHPETREVLSTYLGALDIELSTLDLDERLTSRVEAVADDVAAVIAQQPNFLGYLEQMDGLASRAHASGALFIAVADPFSLALLKPPGEYGADVAVGDGQTIGNPLNFGGPHFGYMVVSDSLIRQLPGRIVGQTTDADGRRAFVLTLQAREQHIRRARAKSNICSNHQLTALLATINLAALGPQGLKQAATAAVAAAHTLADELEAAGYRVRRDARFFDEFVVELPAPARSTVERLAASGVQAGLTVPAEYRLGEALLVGATELTTDGERREFVSALGRVAPVGVAR; encoded by the coding sequence TTGAAGTACACGCCTCAGACGGTGGAGGACGTCGCAAGCGCGTTGAGGGCTATCGGCGCTTCCTCCGTGAACGAACTCTTCTCGCAGATCCCCGAGGAACTGCTCGACCCTGAGATCGAACTTGCCGAGGGGCTCGACGAAGTAGCGCTCCTGGACAGGGTCCGGGAGCTGGCCTCCCGGAACGCCTCGCCCTCCACCCTGCTTGGAGGGGGTCTCAAGAAGCACTTCATCCCCTCCGTCGCCAAGCACTTGGCGTTCCAGAGCGAGTTCGTCACTGCCTACACCCCCTATCAGCCGGAGGTCTCGCAAGGGATCCTGCAGGCGACCTTCGAGTACCAGACGATGATGAGCGAACTGACCGGGCTGCCGGTGAGCAACGCCAGCATGTACGACGGCGCCAGCGCGGTAGCCGAGGCCGCTCTGCTGGCCGTACGCCAAACCGGACGTGAACGGGTGATCGTGACACGCGGCGTCCACCCCGAGACGCGGGAGGTGCTCTCCACCTACCTGGGCGCACTCGACATAGAGCTGAGCACCCTGGACCTGGACGAAAGGTTGACCAGTCGGGTCGAGGCTGTTGCTGATGACGTGGCCGCGGTCATCGCCCAACAACCGAACTTCCTGGGCTACCTGGAGCAGATGGACGGGCTGGCGTCGCGCGCTCACGCTTCGGGCGCCCTGTTCATCGCCGTAGCCGACCCGTTCAGTCTGGCACTGCTGAAGCCCCCTGGCGAATACGGTGCGGACGTAGCGGTGGGCGACGGTCAGACGATCGGCAATCCGCTCAACTTCGGCGGTCCCCACTTCGGCTACATGGTCGTCAGCGACTCCCTAATTCGACAGCTGCCGGGCAGGATCGTCGGTCAGACGACCGATGCCGATGGTCGCAGGGCCTTCGTGCTCACACTGCAGGCCCGCGAGCAACACATACGCCGGGCCCGCGCCAAGAGCAACATCTGCTCCAACCATCAACTGACGGCCCTGCTCGCCACCATCAACCTGGCCGCGCTGGGACCCCAGGGGCTGAAGCAGGCGGCGACGGCTGCGGTAGCTGCCGCTCACACCCTGGCGGATGAGCTGGAAGCGGCCGGATACCGCGTTCGACGCGACGCCCGCTTCTTCGACGAGTTCGTCGTGGAGCTGCCCGCGCCCGCCAGATCGACCGTGGAGCGCCTGGCTGCCTCCGGTGTCCAGGCCGGTTTGACCGTGCCGGCGGAATACCGCTTGGGCGAGGCGCTGCTCGTCGGTGCGACCGAGTTGACGACGGATGGGGAGCGACGCGAGTTCGTGAGCGCGCTCGGGCGGGTGGCGCCGGTCGGTGTCGCCAGGTGA
- a CDS encoding SMR family transporter — translation MSWFILIFAGLLETAWAIGLKYTEGFTRPLASVLTIGTMALSMWLLAVAVRELPIGTAYAVWVGIGALGAAVLGIVLFQEPATVPRMVFLLLLLVAIVGLRLTGATGE, via the coding sequence GTGTCGTGGTTCATCCTGATCTTCGCGGGGCTTCTAGAGACGGCCTGGGCGATCGGCCTCAAGTACACCGAGGGGTTCACCCGGCCCCTCGCCAGCGTCCTCACCATCGGTACGATGGCTCTAAGCATGTGGCTCCTCGCGGTAGCGGTCAGGGAGCTGCCGATCGGAACCGCCTACGCAGTGTGGGTGGGCATCGGTGCTCTGGGAGCAGCCGTGCTGGGCATCGTGCTGTTCCAGGAGCCGGCTACCGTGCCCCGGATGGTGTTCCTGCTCCTCTTGCTGGTCGCCATAGTCGGGCTCCGGCTCACCGGGGCGACCGGCGAGTAG
- a CDS encoding response regulator — MVIREKAPLILLVEDNEDDVLLTVRALRSLNLLNRVEAVRDGVEAIEFMRCEGRHASRSPDDMPQLVLLDVNLPRMNGIEVLRRMKSDERTSSIPVIMLTTSGQEVDMRAAYESGANSYIRKPVESEAFQEAINNLGFYWLAVNTPPPQGSSKRSE; from the coding sequence ATGGTGATCAGAGAAAAGGCGCCCCTCATCCTGCTGGTCGAAGACAACGAAGACGACGTGCTTCTCACCGTTCGTGCCCTCAGGAGCCTCAACCTCCTGAACAGGGTCGAAGCTGTCAGAGACGGGGTCGAAGCGATCGAGTTCATGCGTTGCGAGGGCCGCCACGCCTCCCGTTCGCCCGACGACATGCCTCAGCTGGTACTCCTGGACGTGAACCTTCCACGGATGAACGGCATCGAAGTCCTCCGCCGGATGAAGTCCGACGAGAGGACCAGCTCGATCCCCGTGATAATGCTGACCACCTCGGGCCAGGAGGTCGACATGCGGGCAGCGTACGAGAGCGGCGCCAATTCGTACATACGCAAGCCGGTCGAGTCGGAGGCGTTCCAGGAGGCGATCAACAACCTCGGGTTCTACTGGTTGGCGGTGAACACCCCTCCACCGCAGGGGAGCAGCAAGCGGTCCGAGTAG
- a CDS encoding acyl-CoA dehydrogenase family protein, whose translation MLDLYDVNGLLDADERQVRSVARRYLESEVMPEIATWWEEGAFPRELANSFGELGFLGPNLPEEYGGAGLSNVGYGLIMYELERADSGLRSFASVQGSLVMYPIFAYGSEEQKREYLPELAAGRMVGCFGLTEADGGSDPGAMKTRARRDGDEWILDGSKMWITNGNISDIAVVWAKDDEGTVQGFIVPRDTPGFRANLVKHKMSLRASVTSELVLDGVRIPERLRLPGGSGLRAPLGCLTQARYGIAWGAMGALEAVYEEALDFAGSRRTFGRPISSRQLVQHKLVEMATGHTTGMLLAWRLGRLKDASQMSFSQVSLAKRNNVRCALQGARAAREILGGSGITLEYHSIRHMLNLETVDTYEGTFDIHTLIVGRELTGQGALE comes from the coding sequence ATGCTTGACCTATACGACGTGAACGGGTTGCTCGATGCCGACGAGCGCCAGGTCAGAAGCGTGGCGCGACGCTACCTCGAGAGCGAGGTCATGCCCGAGATCGCCACCTGGTGGGAAGAGGGTGCCTTCCCGCGCGAGCTCGCGAATTCGTTCGGAGAACTCGGCTTCCTGGGCCCGAACCTCCCCGAGGAGTACGGTGGAGCTGGGCTGAGCAACGTCGGCTACGGACTCATCATGTACGAGCTGGAGCGCGCCGACTCGGGCCTGCGCAGTTTCGCCAGCGTCCAGGGTTCGCTCGTGATGTATCCGATTTTCGCCTACGGCTCCGAGGAGCAGAAGCGCGAGTACCTGCCCGAGCTGGCCGCGGGGCGGATGGTGGGCTGCTTCGGCCTCACCGAGGCCGACGGTGGGAGCGACCCCGGTGCGATGAAGACACGGGCCCGACGCGACGGCGACGAGTGGATCCTCGATGGTTCCAAGATGTGGATCACGAACGGCAACATCTCCGACATAGCGGTCGTCTGGGCCAAGGACGATGAGGGAACGGTGCAGGGCTTCATCGTTCCCCGCGACACGCCCGGCTTCCGCGCCAACCTCGTTAAGCACAAGATGAGCCTGCGGGCCTCGGTGACGAGCGAACTGGTGCTCGACGGCGTACGGATTCCGGAGCGTCTGCGGCTGCCTGGGGGTAGCGGCCTCCGCGCCCCGCTCGGATGCCTCACGCAGGCCCGCTACGGCATCGCCTGGGGAGCGATGGGGGCCCTCGAAGCCGTCTACGAGGAGGCTCTCGACTTCGCCGGATCGCGCCGAACGTTCGGAAGGCCGATCTCGAGCCGGCAGCTAGTGCAGCACAAGCTGGTCGAGATGGCCACCGGCCATACCACCGGTATGTTGCTCGCCTGGCGACTGGGCAGGCTCAAGGACGCCAGCCAGATGAGCTTCAGCCAGGTGAGCCTCGCTAAGCGCAACAACGTGAGGTGCGCGCTGCAGGGCGCCCGAGCAGCGCGTGAGATCCTCGGCGGGAGCGGGATCACTCTGGAGTACCACTCGATACGTCACATGCTGAATCTGGAGACGGTCGACACCTACGAGGGCACCTTCGATATCCACACGCTGATCGTGGGCCGCGAACTGACCGGGCAGGGCGCTCTGGAGTAG
- the gcvPB gene encoding aminomethyl-transferring glycine dehydrogenase subunit GcvPB gives MSPAEHDFPLIFERSRTGRRASSPPPAPEVDLAGLLGEEQLRSEAPRLPEVSELDLVRHYTQLAHRQFSIDSHVYPLGSCTMKYNPKVHEEAAAEFLDLHPYQSVDSAQGALELLFELQHDLAQLTGMDAMSLQPAAGAHGELTGILIIRAYHQQRGEDEQRRVVLVPDSAHGTNPATAAMAGYRVVEVPTGKNGQVDLDAFRSALSPEVAAVMLTNPNTLGIFEENILEISALAHRAGAQLYYDGANLNAIVGRARPGDMGFDVVHLNLHKTFTTPHGGGGPGTGPVGVKDHLRRFLPVPVVKRSGDRFDFDYDLPSSIGRVRSFYGNFGNLVRAYVYIRGLGLEGLRDVSAMAVLNANYLQARMKEAGYRLPFDGRCMHEFVAQPPAGTRTVDLAKALLDEGVHPMTVYFPLVVKEAMMVEPTETESIETLDRYADLLAQVLEHARQDPEWAAQAPYETPVRRLDEVTAARKPILRYDY, from the coding sequence GTGAGCCCGGCGGAGCACGACTTCCCGTTGATATTCGAGCGCTCGCGAACAGGGCGGCGCGCCTCATCACCACCCCCTGCTCCCGAGGTGGACCTGGCCGGCCTGTTGGGTGAGGAGCAGCTCCGGAGCGAGGCTCCCCGTCTGCCAGAGGTGAGCGAGCTAGACCTGGTGAGGCACTACACCCAGCTCGCCCACCGGCAGTTCAGCATCGACAGTCACGTCTATCCGCTGGGCTCCTGCACGATGAAGTACAACCCCAAGGTGCACGAGGAGGCGGCCGCGGAGTTCCTCGACCTCCACCCGTATCAGTCCGTCGATTCGGCCCAGGGCGCGCTCGAGCTCCTCTTCGAACTCCAGCACGACCTCGCGCAACTGACCGGGATGGACGCCATGAGCCTGCAGCCGGCAGCGGGGGCGCACGGAGAACTCACCGGCATCCTGATCATCCGCGCCTATCACCAGCAGAGGGGCGAGGACGAACAGCGGCGGGTCGTCCTGGTGCCCGACAGCGCCCACGGGACCAACCCGGCGACCGCCGCCATGGCCGGTTACAGGGTCGTGGAGGTTCCTACCGGGAAGAACGGACAGGTCGACCTCGACGCCTTCCGCTCGGCCCTCTCGCCCGAGGTGGCGGCGGTAATGCTCACCAATCCGAACACGCTGGGGATCTTCGAGGAGAACATCCTCGAGATCAGCGCTCTGGCCCACCGGGCGGGAGCGCAGCTCTACTACGACGGCGCCAATTTGAACGCCATCGTCGGCCGTGCGAGGCCGGGCGACATGGGCTTCGACGTCGTCCACCTGAACCTGCACAAGACGTTCACGACCCCGCATGGAGGCGGCGGTCCCGGCACCGGCCCGGTGGGCGTGAAGGATCATCTCCGTCGGTTCCTGCCGGTGCCCGTGGTGAAGCGCTCAGGCGACAGGTTCGATTTCGACTACGATCTGCCATCGAGCATCGGCCGGGTCCGCTCGTTCTACGGCAACTTCGGCAATCTGGTGCGCGCCTACGTCTACATCCGTGGCCTCGGCCTGGAAGGACTGCGGGACGTTTCGGCCATGGCCGTGCTCAATGCCAACTACCTGCAGGCGCGCATGAAGGAGGCCGGCTACAGGCTTCCCTTCGATGGCCGCTGCATGCACGAGTTCGTAGCCCAGCCGCCGGCCGGCACCCGTACCGTCGACCTCGCAAAGGCCCTTCTCGACGAAGGCGTGCATCCGATGACCGTCTACTTCCCGCTGGTCGTGAAGGAGGCGATGATGGTCGAACCCACCGAAACCGAGTCGATCGAGACGTTGGACCGCTATGCCGACCTGCTGGCGCAGGTGCTGGAGCATGCCAGGCAGGATCCGGAGTGGGCCGCCCAGGCACCCTACGAGACCCCGGTCAGGCGACTAGACGAGGTCACGGCTGCGAGGAAGCCGATCCTCCGCTACGACTATTGA
- the erpA gene encoding iron-sulfur cluster insertion protein ErpA, translating to MSSAEAIREEMTLTEAAAGKASELLAKNGSETAAIRVFVKSGGCSGYSYGMAIDDRELEGDRVFVDRGVRLVVDQMSWPLLRGSEVDYVENMMGGGFSVNNPNATSACGCGSSFRTDGRAAPDAEGSVGCGG from the coding sequence GTGAGTAGTGCGGAAGCGATCAGAGAGGAAATGACTCTCACGGAAGCGGCCGCCGGCAAGGCGAGCGAGCTCCTGGCGAAGAACGGCTCCGAAACCGCGGCGATCCGGGTATTCGTCAAGTCGGGCGGTTGCAGCGGTTACAGCTACGGCATGGCGATAGACGACCGCGAACTGGAAGGCGACCGGGTCTTCGTCGACCGCGGCGTGAGACTCGTGGTGGACCAGATGAGTTGGCCCTTGCTGAGAGGCAGTGAGGTCGATTACGTCGAGAACATGATGGGTGGCGGCTTCAGCGTCAACAATCCCAACGCCACTTCGGCGTGCGGCTGCGGTAGTTCGTTCCGTACCGATGGCCGAGCGGCTCCTGACGCCGAGGGGAGCGTCGGCTGCGGCGGCTGA
- a CDS encoding ADP-ribosylation factor-like protein, whose amino-acid sequence MSTINFSAREINFKIVYYGPGLSGKTTNLKQIYSNVPGESKGEMVSLATEDERTLFFDFLPLDLGSVNGFKTRFHLYTVPGQVFYNSSRKLILRGVDGVVFIADSAPNRLRANAESLRSLRENLQEYNLSLDDVPLTIQINKRDMPDALPVEMIRQVLDPQQKYPVFEAVAQEFQGVFEPLRAVSKLVLEKLAQKA is encoded by the coding sequence ATGAGCACCATCAACTTCTCTGCCCGCGAGATCAACTTCAAGATCGTCTACTACGGCCCCGGACTCTCGGGGAAGACGACCAACCTCAAGCAGATCTATTCCAACGTCCCTGGCGAATCGAAGGGTGAGATGGTGAGCCTGGCGACCGAGGATGAGCGGACTCTGTTCTTCGACTTCCTGCCTCTCGACCTTGGAAGCGTGAACGGCTTCAAGACGCGCTTCCACCTCTATACCGTCCCCGGTCAGGTCTTCTACAACTCGAGCCGCAAGCTCATCCTCCGGGGTGTGGACGGTGTGGTGTTCATCGCCGATTCGGCCCCGAACCGGTTGCGGGCCAACGCCGAGAGCCTCAGGAGCCTGCGAGAGAACCTCCAGGAGTACAACCTCTCCCTGGACGACGTCCCGCTCACCATCCAGATCAACAAGCGCGACATGCCGGACGCTCTGCCGGTCGAGATGATCCGTCAGGTGCTCGATCCACAGCAGAAGTACCCGGTGTTCGAAGCCGTCGCACAGGAGTTCCAGGGAGTGTTCGAACCCCTCCGTGCGGTGAGCAAGCTCGTGCTGGAGAAACTCGCGCAGAAGGCCTGA
- the gcvT gene encoding glycine cleavage system aminomethyltransferase GcvT produces the protein MKRTPLHDAHVELGARLVEFSGWEMPLQYPTGINEEHLAVRHGVGLFDVSHMGEVVVSGPGAVEFLRYVALNDAAKLRVGRAHYSMLANDRGGLIDDVYLYRIGDEEYLLVCNAGSREDVVSHLRRLATGYDCTVIDRSDEWALLALQGPGSAVLLERLAKTDLTELRKNGLRELELFGATVRIARTGYTGEDGFEIFVPAASAEEVWRGLVRAGATPCGLGARDTLRLEAGYALFGSDLSATTNPLCTPFKWVVKDKEFFGREKIWGASCPRVLVGLKLNQRGVARHGYRLFQGQQQIGEISSGTISPVTREGIAMGWIDRRFATPGQAVSVEIRGQKVPATIVEMPFIEG, from the coding sequence ATGAAACGCACCCCCCTCCATGACGCGCACGTGGAACTGGGCGCTCGGCTGGTCGAGTTCTCGGGATGGGAGATGCCGCTGCAGTACCCCACCGGGATCAACGAAGAGCACCTCGCGGTGAGACACGGGGTCGGCCTGTTCGACGTGAGCCACATGGGCGAGGTCGTTGTCTCCGGCCCCGGCGCGGTCGAGTTCCTCCGTTACGTCGCCCTCAACGATGCAGCCAAGCTGAGGGTAGGCAGGGCTCATTACTCGATGCTGGCCAACGACCGCGGCGGGTTGATCGACGACGTTTACCTCTATCGGATCGGCGACGAGGAGTACCTCCTGGTCTGCAACGCCGGCAGCCGCGAAGATGTGGTGTCGCACCTGCGGCGACTGGCGACCGGCTACGACTGCACGGTGATAGATCGATCAGACGAGTGGGCGCTCCTTGCGCTCCAGGGCCCAGGCTCGGCGGTTCTCCTCGAGCGCCTGGCGAAGACCGACCTCACCGAACTGCGCAAGAACGGCCTTCGCGAGCTGGAGCTGTTCGGCGCGACGGTGCGCATCGCTCGCACCGGCTACACGGGTGAAGACGGCTTCGAGATCTTCGTGCCGGCCGCTTCGGCAGAAGAGGTCTGGCGTGGCCTGGTGCGAGCGGGCGCGACGCCCTGCGGACTGGGCGCACGCGACACTTTGCGACTCGAGGCCGGCTACGCGCTCTTCGGCTCCGACCTCAGCGCGACGACGAACCCTCTCTGCACTCCCTTCAAGTGGGTCGTCAAGGACAAGGAGTTCTTCGGTCGCGAGAAGATCTGGGGGGCGTCCTGTCCGCGGGTTCTGGTGGGCCTGAAGCTTAATCAGCGCGGGGTGGCGCGTCATGGCTATCGCCTCTTCCAGGGCCAGCAGCAGATCGGCGAGATCAGTTCGGGGACCATCTCTCCCGTGACCCGCGAGGGCATCGCGATGGGATGGATCGACCGACGCTTCGCGACCCCGGGACAGGCGGTAAGCGTCGAGATCAGGGGGCAGAAGGTCCCGGCTACGATAGTGGAGATGCCCTTCATCGAAGGCTGA
- the gcvH gene encoding glycine cleavage system protein GcvH, with the protein MNIPDDRRYNKTHEWAQEADGMVTVGISDFAQDQLGDVVFVELPNVGQAVKAGEAVAVVESVKTASDIYAPVDGEVAEVNELLESKPELINESPYAEGWMFRISAASADMSGLLDADSYRAVAEEDS; encoded by the coding sequence ATGAACATCCCGGACGACCGCAGGTACAACAAGACGCACGAGTGGGCCCAGGAGGCCGATGGCATGGTCACGGTCGGGATTTCCGACTTCGCGCAGGACCAGTTGGGAGACGTCGTCTTCGTCGAACTGCCCAACGTGGGCCAGGCCGTCAAGGCCGGCGAGGCGGTGGCGGTGGTCGAGTCGGTGAAGACGGCCAGCGACATCTACGCCCCGGTGGACGGGGAAGTCGCCGAGGTCAACGAGCTCCTCGAGAGCAAGCCGGAGCTGATCAACGAGTCGCCCTATGCCGAGGGGTGGATGTTCAGGATCTCGGCGGCGAGTGCCGATATGTCGGGTCTGCTGGACGCCGACTCCTACCGGGCCGTCGCAGAGGAGGATTCTTGA